The DNA window CGTGCCGACAACGCACCGTCGGCCTATAATCTGCAACGCACCTCGGGAAACCGGATCTGTTCAATCAAACGTGCTGGGCGATGATCCGGCTCGTTTCGAAAGGCCTTTCTTATTTCGGGGATCTCTCCTACCGCCGGATGGCGAGTTGTACTGTCTTGTAGAAGTTCGCGACGAAATCCGGCTGTTTTTGTCTTCAATCCTGACGATAGCAAACTGCTCTGGTCCCAGCAGCTCGTGTTGGCTGATCCAAAGTGAGTCTGTCTCCTATTGCGTCACACCGGCAGGATCAGCCTTCGTTTACAGATGGGATCTTGATATGCCCGACGGGCGCGGGCGCCTTGGTCGCCATCGACCTGTCTACTCGCAGCCTGCTGTGGGCCTTCGAATACCCCGCGACACAGGTCACTCAGTTCGCTCGACCGACGCTCGTTGCGGGCGCCAGTTGGGCGGATTCGTGTGCTGTGATCTCCAGTTGACGCGTGGTCATCAGCCCGGCCGAGCCTTGGCAAATGCACTGCCTGGACCTGGCGAATGGAAGCTGCCAGTGCTCGCTCGACCGCGGCAATCTGGCATTTCTCGCCTGCGTGGATTGCGGCCTGGCGATCGCTGTTGGCAGCCGGCAGTTGACGGCAATCGAACTGACGATGGGGAAAGTCGCCGCCGGCTGGCCGCTTAAGTTGCCCGTGGACAGCTTGCCGAGCGAACGAGGCTATTTCGGCGAGGGGCACTACTACTTGCCGTTGAATGGCGGAGCGAAGCGGCGTCGATCCAGTTTGACCCGCCCGCGATCGTCCACCGCTCGCAATGTCCTGGCGGAACCATTCCTGGCAACTTGATTCGCCACCGCGGACAGGTTCGGTCGCAAAACGTGGAATTGCTTGAGTCGCATTACCAATCGCAGCCGCTCCAGCCGAAACCTAACCGTTGCGACGCGCTACTTTTGTCGTGCCGTCCGGATATTCTCGCATCTCGCGCAGCCGATGTTCTGAATGCGACAGAGGATCGGAAACGCCTCGTGGCGGGTGCGACGGTAACGCACGGAGGTGCGGCCGACCGCCTACGGTGAAAACACTCGGCCGAACGATAAATGCGGGCGCGCCGAGACTTCAGATACCCGCCAATGCACCTTCGCTATCGCCAAAGCGGTCGAGGTTCAGACCCATTCGTTGTGCCAACGCGAGATGGAGGTTGCACATCGGCGTCGGATCCGGTGCGGCCAGAAGCTTGTTCGGGGACAAGGTCCCTCCGCCCCTGCCTGCAAGGAGAATGGGTAAATTGCTGTGCAAGTGCTTGTTGCCTTCGCTGAGGCAACTGCCGTACAGCACCATCGAGTTGTCAAGCAAGGTCCCCTCCCCTTCGGTAATGTTCCGTAGATGCTCCAGAAACCACGCAAACTGCTCAACGTAGAAGCGATCGATCTGGGCAATCTTCTCAAGCGTCGCTGGGTTGTTGCGATGATGGGAGAGTTGATGATGCGCCTCGCGAACGCCGATCTCGGAAAAGGCCCGATTGCTGCCGTCGTTGGCCAGCGTAAATGTCGCGACCCGCACGGCGTCGGTCTGAAACGCCAAGGTACTCAGATCGAGCATCAGGCGAATGTGTTCTTGATAGGACTCGGGAATCCCGGCGGGTGAAAGGGCCGTCGGCGGTGCTTCGAGTGCTTGCTCGGCCCGTTCGATGCGACGTTCCGTTTCACGTAGCGCTGTGAAGTACTGGTCGAGCTTGCGTCGATCGACTTGCGGCAGGTTGCGTTGCAGCGACTTCGCATCGTCCAGGACGAAATCAAGCACACTACGTCGCAGCTGTTTTCGACCGGCGGCAAGAGCATCGTCAGCATCGGCCGTACCGAACAGTCGTTCGAACACCGCGCGGGGATTTTGCTCGGCGGGAACCGGTCTGGTCGGTGAAGCCCATGAGAGATTGAACTGATAGGCGCAACTATAGCCCGAATCGCAACGGCCGGTTGTTCGCGCACCGTCGGTACTCAACTCAAGCGAAGGAAGTCGCGTGTGACGGCCGGTCTGTCGAGCGATCACCTGATCGATGGACGGCCCGTTGAGAATGTCGGAGCCGCCAGTTTTTTTCGGTCGGACGCCGGTCAAGTAGACCGCCGTGGAACGGGCATGATCGCCGCCGCCGTCCGTTCCCGGCGTGGCGTTCTCGTGATTCAAACCCGTGATGACGGTGATGTCGCGTTTTAGCGCTGACAGCGGGGCCAAGGTCGGTGAAAGTTGATAGTCGACCCCGGCTCCCGAACATTGCCAGGCGGCGACATTTACGCCATTGGGAACGTAGAGGAAAGCCAGGCGTCGTGGGGCATCGACGGGCTGCTCGGCGCCGCGAGCCGCGAACGATTCCAGCCATGGCAAGCCCAGACAGACGCCGGTTGCACGGAGGAAGCAACGTCGGCTCAGTTGGGAAACGAATCGGCTCATGGTTGATTTCTCCTCGGCTCTGTTTGACAAGTCGGAGTTTCTATTCGGTATCCACTTTCATCCGCTGAAAAGCAACACTCGCGCAAACGGCCCGAATCAGGTCTTGGAAGCCGAAATCGGCTGCTTCCGCATGATCGACGATCTCGCGAATCGTAAGCTTGTCGTGGTACGTCACACCGCGCCCCAAGGCGTAGGTCATCAAGCTTTCGGTCAAACAGCGAACGAAATCGTCGTGATGTCGCCGAACAAGCATTGGCTGTAACTCGCTCCAGTCTGCAAAACGTTCACCGGAGAGGAGTCGTCCGCCCGCATCGATGGCGTGTTCGCCGTCGTGCGTTCGCCAACGGCCGATCGGGTCGAAATTCTCCAAAGCGAAGCCTGGGGGATCTAGCAAGGCGTGACAGGAGGCACAGGCGGCGTCGGCCTGGTGGCGCTCTAAGCGCGTGCGGAGCGGCAGACGTTCGTCCTCGGCTCGCTCGGGCAAAGGCGGCACGTCGCGCGGGGCCGGTGGGGCCGCAGTCCCCAAAAGCTGCTCCAACAACCATTTACCCCGTTTGACGGGCGAAGTTCGCGTCGGGTGGGAGGTGATCGTGAGCACGCTGCCGTGCGTTACGACGCCGCGCCGGGGCGTATCGTGCAGGTCGACGCGTTGAAACCCTGTCCCGTCGGGCGACGGCAATCCGTAGTGCGCGGCAAGGCGAGCATCAACGAACGTATAGTCCGCATCAAGGAACTCGATCGGCGGGCGGTTCTCGCGCAAGATGTGCTCGAACAGTAACTCGCTCTCGCGGCGGCAGGAAGCCGCCAGCGCAGAGTCGAACTCGGGAAATTTCTCAGCATCGGGCGCAACATGCTCCAGATTGCGGAGCTGAAGCCATTGTCCGGCAAAGTTTGTCGTCAACGCCGAACTTTTGGAATCGCGGAGCATCCGCGTAATTTGCTCGGGCAAGCGCCTGCGTAATTCGCCCCGTTCGGCGAGCGATAAAAGTTGCTCATCGGGGCCGCTCGACCACAGGAAAAAGGCTAACCGTGAGGCTAAGGTCGCTTCGTCGATCGGCGAGGCGCCGTCGGTCATGGGGCCGCCGGGTTCGGGCTGCGGGTGATAGAGAAAGTTGGGCGAGATGAGCATCGCTTCGATCGCCACGTGTAGAGATTGAAGGGGATTCAATCCGGCCGCCGCCGCGGCGTCGACCAACTGTGTGAGCTTGCGCCGTTTGTCGTCGGTTAGTTGGCGACGAAAGAGCAATCGGCCGGTCCGAACGAGCGCTTCGACCGTTTGCTGTTGCGTTGGTCCAACGTCGTCCCTCAGCGGGCCCTCGACGGAAAACTCATGAAACCAGAACTTCCTTTCGGCGCCCGTATGGGGATCTTTGAACTCGTTCAGGAACCACACTTGCCAATCATGTTCGCCTGCCGGTAATTCGCATTCCGTTTCGATCCACTGTTCAACCTGCGAATCGGTCGTAACTTGGAACGGTCCGAGCGTACGGCCGGCGATACGGATTTCGAACTGTGTGGGGTCAGGACCGGCTTGCTGGGCGCCCACTTTCATACGAACGCGAAACTTGCCGCCTTTCAGCAAGATGACCGGACTGTGTCGGTAACCGTTTGAAGCAAACCAGAGTCGCCCAGTGTCGGAACCGCTGCGGCCCTCACCGAGGTTCAGGTCTTCGCCGCTAAGGTACAGAATGGGCGGCGCTAGCGGCTGCGCTCCAAACTCCCGGCGGAGGTAAGCCGACGGTCGCGGCGGCAACGGCGTAAAAGGTCCGCTTAGTTCGTAGAAGCCGATGGCGACTACCGAAGGCTTCTCCGCCGGTGTTGTAATCAACTCGGTGGGCTTCGAAACACGTAGTGAAAGTCGATGTTTTCCCTGCGGTAGTTCAACATAGGCCGAGGTTCCCGGAAAGAATCCGGCCCGCCCGGTCCAGGCCGCCGTGGGCGCCAACTTTGCGAGCTTCTTATGGTCAAGCAAGATGTCGACGTGCGGCGGCTCGACCTGGTCACTTCCTCGGGCGACCGCCATTCGTACAAGAATGCGGTAGACACTG is part of the Lignipirellula cremea genome and encodes:
- a CDS encoding DUF1552 domain-containing protein encodes the protein MSRFVSQLSRRCFLRATGVCLGLPWLESFAARGAEQPVDAPRRLAFLYVPNGVNVAAWQCSGAGVDYQLSPTLAPLSALKRDITVITGLNHENATPGTDGGGDHARSTAVYLTGVRPKKTGGSDILNGPSIDQVIARQTGRHTRLPSLELSTDGARTTGRCDSGYSCAYQFNLSWASPTRPVPAEQNPRAVFERLFGTADADDALAAGRKQLRRSVLDFVLDDAKSLQRNLPQVDRRKLDQYFTALRETERRIERAEQALEAPPTALSPAGIPESYQEHIRLMLDLSTLAFQTDAVRVATFTLANDGSNRAFSEIGVREAHHQLSHHRNNPATLEKIAQIDRFYVEQFAWFLEHLRNITEGEGTLLDNSMVLYGSCLSEGNKHLHSNLPILLAGRGGGTLSPNKLLAAPDPTPMCNLHLALAQRMGLNLDRFGDSEGALAGI
- a CDS encoding DUF1592 domain-containing protein gives rise to the protein MKSVRIFLAVLFAASSASSVAAAPPAPERYERQVLPLLTRYCGDCHQRETSDGKRWSFDGYEGYAEVVADQVMWSKVDQFVRHHLMPPPNASAPTDQERKTLLAWIDEAVFYVDPARPDPGRTTLRRLNRAEYDNSVRDVFSIDIHPAEQFPSDDAGYGFDNIGDVLSLSPLLLEKYQAAAREVAAEATRLSPPFRLGVDLSAERLTVFAGTPQLVEENKVMLLSRPEDEVGAVIEVEFPSVYRILVRMAVARGSDQVEPPHVDILLDHKKLAKLAPTAAWTGRAGFFPGTSAYVELPQGKHRLSLRVSKPTELITTPAEKPSVVAIGFYELSGPFTPLPPRPSAYLRREFGAQPLAPPILYLSGEDLNLGEGRSGSDTGRLWFASNGYRHSPVILLKGGKFRVRMKVGAQQAGPDPTQFEIRIAGRTLGPFQVTTDSQVEQWIETECELPAGEHDWQVWFLNEFKDPHTGAERKFWFHEFSVEGPLRDDVGPTQQQTVEALVRTGRLLFRRQLTDDKRRKLTQLVDAAAAAGLNPLQSLHVAIEAMLISPNFLYHPQPEPGGPMTDGASPIDEATLASRLAFFLWSSGPDEQLLSLAERGELRRRLPEQITRMLRDSKSSALTTNFAGQWLQLRNLEHVAPDAEKFPEFDSALAASCRRESELLFEHILRENRPPIEFLDADYTFVDARLAAHYGLPSPDGTGFQRVDLHDTPRRGVVTHGSVLTITSHPTRTSPVKRGKWLLEQLLGTAAPPAPRDVPPLPERAEDERLPLRTRLERHQADAACASCHALLDPPGFALENFDPIGRWRTHDGEHAIDAGGRLLSGERFADWSELQPMLVRRHHDDFVRCLTESLMTYALGRGVTYHDKLTIREIVDHAEAADFGFQDLIRAVCASVAFQRMKVDTE